One genomic window of Cricetulus griseus strain 17A/GY chromosome 3, alternate assembly CriGri-PICRH-1.0, whole genome shotgun sequence includes the following:
- the Ankrd11 gene encoding ankyrin repeat domain-containing protein 11 isoform X2, protein MPKGGCSKTPQQEDFSLSNDMVEKQTGKKDKDKVSLTKTPKLDRSDGGKEVRERATKRKLPFTVGANGEQKDSDTEKQGPERKRIKKEPVARKSGLLFGMGLSGIRAGYPLSERQQVALLMQMTAEESANSPDTTPKHPSQSTVCQKGTPNSASKTKDKVNKRNERGETRLHRAAIRGDARRIKELISEGADVNVKDFAGWTALHEACNRGYYDIAKQLLAAGAEVNTKGLDDDTPLHDAANNGHYKVVKLLLRYGGNPQQSNRKGETPLKVANSPTMVNLLLGKGTYTSSEESSTESSEEEDAPSFAPSSSVDGNNTDSEFEKGLKLKAKNPEPQKTVTPVKDEYEFDEDDEQDRVPPVDDKHLLKKDYRKETKSNSFISIPKMEVKSYSKNNALAPKKAAHRILSDTSDEEDVSVAMGAGEKLRLSAHTMLPSSKARESSSSRQQKEKNKLKKKRKKETKGKEVRFGKRNDKFCSSGSESESSESDEDDGDSVGSSSCLKGSPLVLKDPSLFSSLSASSTSSHGSASAQKHSSGHSDQHTKHWRTDNWKAISSPAWSEVSSLSDSSRTGLTSESDCSSEGSSVESLKPTRRKQEHRKRGGLQSMPPEKRSTFHPCTDGAVSKLDKEGKVVKKHKTKHKHKNKEKGQSSVSQELKLKSFTYEYEDSKQKSDKAILLDNDISTENKLKVLKHDRDHFKKEDKLGKIKSEDKEWLFKDEKALKRIKDMSKEINRSFREEKDRPSKVEREKSTKEKSPKEEKLRLYKEERKKRSKDRPSKLEKKNDMKELSKEKDKSFKEDKEKLKKEKLYREDATFDEYCNKSQFLEHEDTKFSLSDDQQERWFSDLSDSSFDFKGEDSWDSPVTDYRDIKSDSVAKLILETVKDDSKEKKRDNRTREKRDFRDSFFRKKDRDYLDKNSEKRRDQTEKHKSIPSYLSEKDKKRRESADVVRDRRDTLEGSRERRDGRIRSEEVHREDLKECGCESTFKDKSDCDFTKNLEPWERPHAAREKERKDVLEKERKEKGRAEKYKDKSSERDRSEKSILEKCQKDKEFEKCFKEKKDGKEKHKDIHSKDRKASLDQMREKKEKMFPSIISEDFSEKKDDKKGKEKSWYIADIFTDESEDEKDDYVTSSFKVGEASDTQRVDSLQDKEDGREHPSDRHRKSSSDRQHTEKPRDKEPKEKKKDRGVAEGGKDKKEKIFEKHKEKKEKECAEKYKDRKDRASIDSAQEKKNKQKVPEKVEKKHFAEDKAKSKHKEKPEKEHSRERKSSRGPEVEKSLLEKLEEEALHDYREDSNDKISEVSSDSFADHGQEPSLSTLLEVSFSEPPPEDKTRENTCLSEKLREKERHRHSSSSSKKSHERERAKKEKAEKKEKSEDYKDNSSGIRKDSSQYEKDFLDTEAYGVSYTTKADIEEELDKAIELFSSEKKDRNDSEREPAKKIEKELKPYGSSTISILKEKKKREKHREKWRDEKEKHRDKHVDGFLRHHKDEPKPTAKDKDNPPNSFKEKSRDESLKLSETKLKEKFKENTEREKGDLVKMSNGNDKLLPSRDSSKKDIRPREKLLGDGDLMMTSFERMLSQKDLEIEERHKRHKERMKQMEKMRHRSGDPKLKEKKPTDDGRKKSLDLPSKKALGLDPPFKDKKLKESATTLPTGESKPHTGPGTESKDWLAGQPLKEVLSASPRTEQGRPTGVPTPTSVVSCPSYEEVMHTPRTPSCSADDYPDLVFDCTDSQHSMPVSTTSTSACSPPFFDRFSVASSVVSENPGQTPTRPVSTNLYRSISVDIRRTPEEEFSVGDKLFRQQSVPAASFDSPVQHLLEEKTPLPPVPAEKFACLSPGYYSPDYGIPSPKVDTLHCPPTAVVNATPPPDSVFSSLPAKSSPSPRGELVTPAIEGTLPPDLGLPLDATEDQQATAAILPPEPSYLEPLDEGPFNTVITEEPVEWAHTTAEQALSSTLIASASENPVSWPVGSELLLKSPQRFAESPKHFCPGESLHSTTPGPFSAAEPTYPVSPVSYPLPAPESGLEEVKDGGTGAIPVAISAAEGAAPYAAPTRLESYFNNCKSIPDAPLDTAPETTCVTTVAQVEALGPLESSFLDSNHSMSALSQVEPVSWHEAFTSPEDDLDLGPFSLPELPLQAKDASDVEAEAVEGSPVPPVESSPGPTGVLSSGEVTASATEEQPAPPPEEASPQCSTEPEPSEEPKLDVVLEATVETEVPADDSAPEASVSNLVSAPSPPEQHPLGGGDDETEVEDPSAAPCCASDGPTTDGLTQAHNNAEATCVVAAAEGPPGNIQPEATDTESKPSAEVPKAPKVEEVPQRMTRNRAQMLASQSKQNITPTEKDPMPAPTSRAKGRASEEEDAQAQHPRKRRFQRSSQQLQQQLNTSTQQTREVIQQTLAAIVDAIKLDAIEPYHSDRSNPYFEYLQIRKKIEEKRKILCCITPQAPQCYAEYVTYTGSYLLDGKPLSKLHIPVIAPPPSLAEPLKELFKQQEAVRGKLRLQHSIEREKLIVSCEQEILRVHCRAARTIANQAVPFSACTMLLDSEVYNMPLESQGDENKSVRDRFNARQFISWLQDVDDKYDRMKTCLLMRQQHEAAALNAVQRMEWQLKAQELDPAGHKSLCVNEVPSFYVPMVDVNDDFVLLPA, encoded by the exons GCTGGACTGCACTGCATGAGGCGTGTAACCGGGGCTATTATGACATTGCCAAGCAGCTGTTAGCCGCTGGTGCAGAAGTGAACACTAAGGGCCTGGATGATGACACGCCCTTGCATGATGCCGCCAACAACGGACACTACAAG GTGGTGAAGTTGTTGTTACGGTATGGCGGAAACCCTCAACAAAGCAACAGGAAAGGCGAGACACCGTTGAAAGTAGCCAATTCCCCAACGATGGTGAATCTCCTGTTAGGCAAAGGCACATACACTTCCAGTGAGGAGAGCTCCACTG AGAGCTCTGAAGAGGAGGACGCCCCATCATTTGCACCTTCTAGCTCCGTTGATGGCAATAACACAGACTCTGAGTTTGAGAAAGGCCTCAAGCTTAAGGCTAAGAATCCAGAGCCCCAGAAAACTGTGACCCCTGTCAAGGATGAGTATGAGTTTGATGAGGATGATGAACAGGACAGGGTTCCTCCAGTGGATGACAAGCACTTGCTGAAGAAAGACTATAGGAAAGAAACTAAGTCAAACAGTTTCATTTCAATACCCAAAATGGAAGTTAAAAGTTACTCAAAAAACAACGCGCTTGCACCAAAGAAGGCAGCCCATCGCATCTTGTCAGACACGTCAGATGAAGAGGATGTGAGTGTTgctatgggggctggagagaaactGAGATTGTCAGCACACACAATGCTTCCTAGTAGTAAAGCACGAGAGTCTTCTAGTTCtaggcagcagaaagaaaaaaataaattgaaaaagaagcgtaagaaagaaacaaaaggcaaagaagtTCGGTTTGGAAAGAGGAATGACAAATTCTGTTCCTCTGGGTCAGAAAGTGAGTCCTCAGAGAGTGATGAGGATGATGGAGACTCTGTGGGGAGCTCAAGCTGCCTCAAGGGGTCCCCGTTGGTGCTGAAGGATCCTTCCCTGTTCAGCTCACTGTCTGCCTCCTCCACCTCGTCTCATGGTAGTGCTTCGGCCCAGAAACATAGCTCTGGCCACTCGGACCAGCACACTAAGCACTGGCGTACTGACAATTGGAAAGCCATTtcttccccagcctggtctgagGTCAGTTCTTTGTCAGACTCCTCAAGGACGGGACTGACCAGTGAGTCTGACTGCTCCTCCGAGGGCTCCAGTGTGGAATCTCTGAAGCCTACAAGGAGGAAGCAAGAACATCGTAAAAGGGGTGGCCTGCAGAGCATGCCACCTGAGAAGAGAAGCACCTTCCACCCCTGTACAGATGGAGCTGTCTCAAAGCTGGACAAGGAAGGGAAAGTagtcaaaaaacacaaaacaaaacacaaacacaaaaacaaggagaaaggaCAGAGTTCAGTCAGCCAAGAACTTAAATTGAAAAGCTTTACATACGAATATGAGGACTCCAAGCAAAAGTCGGATAAGGCTATCCTCTTAGATAATGACATTTCCACTGAAAATAAGTTGAAAGTATTGAAACACGACAGAGACCAttttaagaaagaagataaaCTTGGTAAGATAAAATCAGAAGATAAAGAGTGGCTCTTTAAGGATGAGAAGGCACTAAAGAGAATCAAGGATATGAGCAAAGAAATCAACAGATCTTTTCGGGAAGAAAAAGACCGTCCCAGTAAGGTAGAAAGGGAGAAGTCAACAAAGGAAAAGTCTCCCAAGGAGGAAAAACTGAGACTgtacaaagaggaaaggaagaaaaggtccAAAGACCGACCTTCCAAGTTAGAGAAGAAGAATGACATGAAAGAGCTTTCCAAGGAGAAGGACAAGAGCTTCAAAGAggacaaagaaaaactgaaaaaggaaaagctgTATAGGGAAGATGCTACCTTTGATGAATATTGTAACAAAAGTCAGTTTCTGGAGCATGAGGACACCAAGTTCAGCCTTTCTGATGACCAGCAAGAGAGGTGGTTTTCTGATCTGTCTGATTCCTCTTTTGATTTCAAAGGAGAGGACAGCTGGGACTCTCCAGTGACAGACTATAGGGATATCAAGAGTGACTCAGTGGCTAAACTTATCCTGGAAACAGTTAAAGACGACAGTAAGGAAAAGAAGCGTGACAACAGAACCCGGGAAAAGCGAGATTTTAGAGACTCTTTCTTCCGAAAGAAAGACAGGGACTATCTAGATAAGAACTCTGAGAAGAGGAGAGACCAAACAGAAAAGCATAAGAGCATCCCCAGCTATCTCTCTGAGAAAGACAAGAAGAGGCGAGAGTCTGCTGACGTGGTCCGGGACAGGAGAGATACCCTAGAGGGCTCTCGGGAGCGGAGGGATGGGCGTATACGATCTGAAGAGGTACACAGGGAAGACCTAAAGGAGTGTGGCTGTGAGAGCACCTTCAAGGACAAGTCAGATTGTGACTTCACTAAGAACCTGGAGCCCTGGGAACGGCCCCATGCGGCacgggaaaaagagagaaaggatgtcctagaaaaggagaggaaggaaaagggcaGGGCAGAAAAGTACAAAGACAAGTccagtgagagagacagaagcGAGAAATCTATCCTTGAGAAGTGtcagaaagacaaagaatttgaaaaatgttttaaagagaagaaagatgggaAGGAAAAGCATAAAGACATACAcagcaaagacagaaaagcaTCCCTTGaccaaatgagagaaaagaaggagaagatgTTCCCTAGCATCATCTCAGAagacttctcagaaaaaaaggacgacaagaagggaaaggagaagagcTGGTATATTGCAGACATATTCACAGATGAAAGTGAAGACGAGAAAGATGATTATGTGACCAGCAGCTTCAAGGTTGGCGAGGCCAGTGACACACAGAGAGTGGATAGCCTCCAGGAtaaggaagatggaagagaacaTCCTTCTGATAGACACAGGAAGTCCTCTTCTGACAggcagcacacagagaaaccaagagaCAAAGAGcccaaggaaaaaaagaaagacagaggagttgcagaaggagggaaggacaagaaggaaaagaTCTTTGAGAAgcacaaagagaagaaagaaaaagagtgtgCAGAAAAATACAAGGACAGGAAAGACAGAGCTTCTATCGACTCtgcccaagaaaagaaaaataaacagaaagtccCTGAAAAGGTGGAGAAGAAGCACTTTGCTGAAGACAAGGCCAAAAGTAAGCACAAGGAGAAGCCAGAGAAGGAGCACTCCCGAGAAAGAAAGTCTTCACGAGGCCCTGAAGTGGAGAAGAGCCTACTAGAGAAGCTGGAGGAAGAGGCTCTGCATGACTACCGGGAAGACTCCAACGACAAGATCAGTGAAGTCTCCTCTGACAGTTTTGCTGACCATGGCCAGGAACCCAGCCTGAGCACACTTCTCGAGGTATCCTTTTCTGAGCCACCACCAGAGGACAAGACCAGGGAGAATACCTGCCTCTCAGAGAAATtgagggaaaaggagaggcaTAGGCATTCCTCATCATCCTCTAAGAAAAGCCATGAGCGTGAGAGAGCcaaaaaggaaaaggcagagaagaaagaaaagagtgaagACTACAAGGACAATAGCAGTGGCATCAGGAAAGACTCCAGCCAATATGAAAAGGACTTCTTGGATACAGAAGCTTATGGGGTTTCTTACACCACAAAAGCTGACATTGAAGAGGAACTAGATAAAGctattgaattgttttcttcagaaaagaaagacagaaatgattCTGAAAGAGAACCTGCaaagaaaatagagaaggaaCTAAAGCCGTATGGGTCAAGTACCATTAGCATCctaaaggagaagaagaagagagagaagcataGGGAAAAGTGGAGAGATGAGAAGGAGAAACACAGGGATAAGCATGTAGATGGGTTCCTAAGACATCACAAGGATGAGCCAAAGCCTACAGCCAAAGATAAGGACAATCCTCCCAACTCCTTTAAGGAGAAGTCCAGGGATGAAAGCCTGAAGCTCAGCGAGACCAAGCTGAAGGAGAAATTCAAGGAGAACACAGAGCGAGAAAAGGGTGACCTCGTGAAGATGAGCAATGGGAATGACAAGCTCCTGCCATCCAGAGACTCAAGCAAGAAAGACATCAGGCCCCGCGAGAAGCTCCTTGGAGATGGTGATCTCATGATGACAAGTTTTGAAAGGATGCTGTCCCAAAAAGATCTTGAGATTGAGGAGCGGCACAAGCGTCACAAGGAACGCATGAAACAGATGGAGAAGATGCGGCATAGGTCTGGAGACCCCAAGCTCAAAGAGAAGAAGCCCACTGATGATGGACGCAAAAAGAGCCTGGATCTTCCTTCTAAGAAAGCtctgggcctagaccctccttttaaagacaaaaagctCAAGGAGTCCGCTACCACGCTGCCCACTGGTGAAAGCAAGCCACACACTGGACCAGGCACAGAGTCCAAAGACTGGCTAGCTGGGCAACCCTTGAAGGAGGTTCTGTCTGCTTCACCCCGGACTGAACAGGGCCGACCCACTGGAGTGCCTACCCCCACCTCAGTAGTGTCATGCCCCAGCTATGAGGAGGTGATGCACACACCTAGGACCCCATCCTGCAGTGCTGATGATTACCCTGACCTGGTATTTGACTGCACTGACTCCCAACATTCAATGCCTGTCTCCACCACATCCACTAGCGCCTGCTCTCCACCCTTTTTTGACAGATTCTCTGTGGCTTCCAGTGTGGTTTCAGAAAACCCAGGGCAGACACCTACAAGGCCTGTCTCCACAAACCTGTATCGCTCAATCTCTGTGGATATCAGAAGGACACCTGAAGAGGAATTCAGTGTTGGGGACAAGCTGTTCAGGCAACAGAGTGTTCCTGCAGCCTCTTTTGATTCCCCAGTACAGCACTTACTGGAAGAAAAGACTCCTCTGCCACCCGTTCCTGCAGAGAAGTTTGCCTGCCTGTCACCTGGGTACTACTCCCCAGACTATGGTATCCCCTCACCCAAGGTGGACACTCTGCACTGTCCACCAACAGCTGTGGTCAATGCCACACCACCCCCAGACAGCGTCTTCTCCAGCCTACCAGCAAAGTCTTCCCCTTCCCCAAGAGGTGAATTGGTGACCCCAGCAATTGAAGGGACCTTGCCCCCAGATCTAGGCCTACCTTTGGATGCCACAGAGGACCAGCAGGCCACAGCTGCCATCCTTCCTCCAGAGCCCAGCTATCTGGAGCCCCTGGATGAGGGCCCCTTCAACACGGTCATTACCGAGGAACCTGTTGAGTGGGCACACACTACTGCTGAGCAGGCCCTTTCTTCCACCCTCATTGCTAGTGCCTCTGAAAACCCTGTCAGCTGGCCTGTGGGCTCTGAACTTCTGCTAAAGTCCCCACAGAGGTTTGCAGAGTCCCCAAAACATTTCTGTCCTGGAGAGTCCCTCCACTCCACCACCCCAGGGCCCTTCAGTGCTGCAGAGCCCACATACCCTGTGTCTCCAGTCTCTTACCCTTTGCCAGCCCCTGAGTCAGGTTTAGAGGAAGTCAAAGATGGTGGAACAGGAGCAATCCCAGTGGCCATTTCTGCTGCAGAAGGGGCTGCTCCTTATGCTGCTCCCACCAGGCTGGAATCCTACTTCAACAACTGTAAATCAATCCCAGACGCACCCCTGGACACAGCCCCTGAGACTACATGTGTTACTACTGTGGCTCAGGTTGAGGCTCTGGGACCATTAGAGAGTAGCTTCCTAGACAGCAATCATAGTATGTCTGCCCTCAGCCAGGTAGAACCAGTGTCATGGCATGAAGCCTTTACCAGCCCTGAGGATGACCTCGACCTGGGGCCTTTCTCACTGCCAGAGCTCCCTCTCCAGGCCAAAGATGCTTCAGATGTTGAGGCAGAAGCTGTGGAGGGCAGTCCTGTTCCTCCAGTAGAGAGCTCTCCAGGCCCCACTGGGGTCCTTAGCAGTGGGGAGGTAACTGCCTCAGCAACAGAGGAACAACCAGCCCCGCCTCCTGAGGAAGCATCACCTCAGTGCTCCACTGAGCCTGAGCCCTCAGAGGAGCCAAAGCTGGATGTAGTTCTAGAAGCTACAGTAGAAACAGAGGTCCCTGCAGATGACAGTGCCCCTGAGGCTTCAGTCTCCAATTTGGTATCAGCACCCAGTCCCCCTGAACAGCATCCCCTGGGAGGCGGTGATGATGAGACTGAAGTTGAAGACCCTTCTGCTGCTCCGTGCTGTGCATCTGATGGCCCCACCACAGATGGCTTGACACAGGCACACAACAATGCAGAAGCTACCTGTGttgtggctgcagctgaaggGCCCCCAGGCAACATTCAGCCAGAGGCTACAGACACAGAGTCCAAACCTTCAGCTGAAGTCCCCAAGGCCCCTAAGGTGGAAGAAGTTCCTCAGCGCATGACCAGGAACCGTGCCCAGATGCTGGCAAGCCAGAGCAAGCAGAACATAACCCCAACAGAGAAGGATCCAATGCCTGCCCCAACCTCTAGAGCCAAGGGCCGTGCCTCTGAGGAGGAAGATGCCCAGGCCCAGCACCCCCGCAAGCGCCGCTTCCAACGTTCTAgtcagcagctgcagcagcagctgaACACATCCACACAACAGACTCGGGAGGTCATCCAGCAGACGCTGGCCGCCATTGTGGATGCCATAAAGCTTGATGCCATTGAGCCCTACCACAGCGACAGGTCCAACCCATACTTTGAGTACCTTCAGATCAGAAAGAAGATAGAAGAGAAACGCAAGATCCTCTGCTGCATCACTCCGCAGGCACCCCAGTGCTATGCTGAGTATGTCACCTACACGGGGTCCTACCTCTTGGATGGCAAGCCGCTCAGCAAGCTGCACATCCCTGTG ATCgcaccccctccctccctggcaGAGCCTCTGAAGGAACTGTTCAAGCAGCAAGAGGCTGTGCGGGGTAAGCTGCGCCTGCAGCACAGCATAGAAAGG GAGAAGCTGATTGTGTCCTGTGAGCAAGAGATCCTTCGAGTTCACTGCCGGGCAGCCAGGACCATTGCCAACCAGGCAGTACCATTCAGTGCATGCACAATGCTGCTGGACTCGGAGGTCTATAACATGCCTCTGGAAAGCCAG GGTGATGAAAACAAGTCTGTGCGAGATCGCTTCAATGCCCGACAGTTCATCTCTTGGCTGCAGGATGTAGATGACAAGTATGACCGTATGAAG ACATGTTTGCTGATGCGGCAGCAGCATGAGGCTGCAGCCCTCAATGCTGTGCAAAGAATGGAGTGGCAGCTGAAGGCCCAGGAGCTGGACCCCGCTGGGCACAAGTCCCTGTGTGTAAATGAGGTGCCATCCTTCTACGTGCCCATGGTTGATGTCAATGACGACTTCGTACTCTTGCCAGCATGA